In Oscillatoria acuminata PCC 6304, a single window of DNA contains:
- a CDS encoding protein phosphatase 2C domain-containing protein yields MLKQQSPIDILAGLILLGCLVWLILENLHRDKETSTENQNQDNQEPNSKDNPVVSKPNEINPESTLPIEVDSSTQGTEEQTDEQSSRSDKVKVEIKDSVELRALDDYPVEIRRFQIPKQGLTEAECEDKSALSSTEGRLRVAVADGATESLFSDIWAELIVNSYVDKGAEIFNIGSLQSLSQAFLHTASKLILQMPETRHWFMYEKLERGSHVTFVAAEFYNPETMEVLAVGDSCIFWRNEENGNVEMLPELSAEDFGVFPASICSLQKTWQNLESKIVKKEVHLHNGFQVILCTDALACWLVKALQQDPFVWEKLFQLSDSISFTNFIDSLRSQKEIRNDDVTLVLIHAIPINVRLP; encoded by the coding sequence ATGTTAAAACAGCAATCACCTATCGATATTCTGGCTGGCCTAATATTGTTAGGATGTTTAGTTTGGTTGATATTGGAAAACCTCCATCGAGATAAAGAGACATCAACTGAAAATCAAAATCAAGATAACCAAGAACCGAATTCCAAAGATAACCCAGTCGTTTCAAAACCCAATGAAATCAACCCTGAGTCTACTCTTCCAATCGAGGTAGATTCATCAACGCAAGGTACCGAAGAGCAAACTGATGAACAATCTAGTCGCTCTGATAAAGTTAAAGTTGAAATTAAAGATAGTGTAGAACTCAGAGCTTTAGATGATTATCCCGTGGAAATTCGGAGGTTCCAGATTCCAAAACAGGGACTAACTGAAGCGGAATGTGAAGATAAAAGTGCTTTAAGTTCTACTGAAGGAAGGTTGCGTGTAGCAGTTGCAGATGGTGCAACTGAAAGTCTATTTAGCGATATTTGGGCGGAGCTTATCGTAAATAGCTATGTTGATAAAGGCGCTGAAATATTTAATATCGGTAGTTTGCAGTCGTTAAGTCAAGCCTTTCTTCATACAGCAAGCAAGCTTATTTTGCAAATGCCAGAAACGCGGCATTGGTTTATGTATGAAAAGCTAGAGAGGGGAAGCCATGTAACTTTTGTAGCTGCTGAGTTTTATAACCCTGAGACTATGGAAGTCTTAGCTGTGGGAGACAGTTGTATTTTTTGGCGAAACGAAGAAAATGGGAATGTAGAAATGCTACCCGAACTCTCAGCCGAAGATTTTGGTGTTTTTCCTGCATCGATCTGTAGTCTTCAAAAAACTTGGCAAAACCTAGAATCAAAAATAGTCAAAAAAGAAGTTCACTTGCACAATGGCTTTCAGGTGATTTTATGTACAGATGCCTTAGCTTGTTGGCTAGTCAAAGCATTACAACAAGATCCTTTTGTTTGGGAAAAACTCTTTCAGCTATCTGATTCCA